The genomic region CAGAGCAAGAAGGTGAGCAAAAAAGTTTCATCTTTCAGCTTCAAGAGCGGGTCCAAGGGTGGGTCGGCATCAAAATCCGGGGGATGCAGCAGCTGTTCCAGCCATCATTGCAGTACCTGCCATTAATCTCCTGTGGCCTTTTCAGGCCAGGCAAGCCATGGAGCGAATCAGCAAAGCGATCAAAAAAACTTTTTTCGCCGGATTGGTGGTGGTGGTTCCCATCGTCATCACGGCTGCGGCTTTAATCTGGCTGTTTCGTTTGCTCGATGGCTTTTTGAGCCCGATCCTGCACCAGTTGCTGGGCAGGGAAGTCGCCGGCCTGGGCATCCTGATCGAAATCGTGCTCATTTTTTTGGTCGGCCTTCTGGCCACCAACGTTTTGGGGTCGCGGCTGTTGAAGTTTATTCAGGATCTGTTGATACGCATCCCGGTGGTGAAAAACATCTACCCGACGATCCGCCAGCTTGTGGAGGCTTTCTCCCCAAACAAGGAATCCTCTTTCAGAAAAGTAGTCCTGGTAGAGTATCCCCAGAAAGGCACTTTTTCCCTGGGCTTTTTGACCAGTGAAGTCTCTATGAACC from Deltaproteobacteria bacterium harbors:
- a CDS encoding DUF502 domain-containing protein, which gives rise to MGRHQNPGDAAAVPAIIAVPAINLLWPFQARQAMERISKAIKKTFFAGLVVVVPIVITAAALIWLFRLLDGFLSPILHQLLGREVAGLGILIEIVLIFLVGLLATNVLGSRLLKFIQDLLIRIPVVKNIYPTIRQLVEAFSPNKESSFRKVVLVEYPQKGTFSLGFLTSEVSMN
- a CDS encoding zinc ribbon domain-containing protein, giving the protein MPIFEYHCRSCEDDFEKIVFNANTEVKCPRCQSKKVSKKVSSFSFKSGSKGGSASKSGGCSSCSSHHCSTCH